One genomic segment of Thermococcus sp. includes these proteins:
- a CDS encoding PIN domain-containing protein: MEEALYDTNILIDAIKSGEKLKGYTTVLNIVEFPRGLELGLTVITPTLEDYLLAIKISQAMVKRGTPVPAVDAIVAAVAINRELMLFTKDRHFEWIKEEFGELNLQSV, from the coding sequence ATGGAAGAGGCTCTCTACGACACCAACATCCTGATTGACGCCATCAAATCCGGAGAGAAGCTCAAGGGATACACGACGGTTCTCAACATCGTTGAGTTTCCTAGGGGTCTTGAGCTTGGCTTGACCGTGATAACCCCGACTCTGGAGGACTATCTGCTGGCAATCAAGATTTCGCAGGCTATGGTGAAGAGGGGAACTCCTGTTCCGGCGGTTGATGCAATAGTTGCCGCCGTTGCGATAAACCGCGAGCTAATGCTCTTCACAAAGGACAGGCACTTCGAGTGGATAAAAGAAGAGTTTGGGGAGTTAAACCTTCAGAGCGTGTAG
- a CDS encoding DUF1931 family protein — protein EPIRKYVLKKIPGDIPLEEEVVNELPTITGTLFVLVGRVIKALHPEIKNVYPEHIEEAEKVLDYTL, from the coding sequence TGGAGCCCATCAGGAAGTACGTTCTCAAGAAGATACCCGGCGACATCCCGCTTGAGGAAGAAGTCGTCAACGAGCTCCCGACCATAACGGGAACCCTCTTCGTGCTCGTCGGAAGGGTCATCAAGGCGCTCCACCCGGAGATCAAGAACGTCTACCCCGAGCACATCGAGGAAGCGGAGAAGGTGCTTGACTACACGCTCTGA